In Triticum urartu cultivar G1812 chromosome 6, Tu2.1, whole genome shotgun sequence, the following proteins share a genomic window:
- the LOC125514830 gene encoding cyclin-L1-1, whose translation MIYTAIDTFYLTDEQLRDSPSRKDGIDEAAETTLRVYGCDLIQESGILLRLPQAVMATAQVLFHRFYCKKSFARFSAKRVAASCVWLAGKLEESPRRSKHIIFVFHRMECRRENLPIEFLDVFSTKYTELRHDLIRTERHLLKEMGFICHVEHPHKFISNYLATLEAPELTQEAWNLANDSLRTTLCVRFKSEVVACGVVYAAARRHRVPLPEEPPWWTVFDADEAAIQEVCRVLAHLYSLPKAQYIPVYKDNDSFSVRRALDTHASKESPASAVASDRGTPVPSSSSQEKNSLTKAGREKVKENSDTKDKPLPTELNGKGDQAANSKSERSEPNVDRAEERERSRSRGRERDRDIRGRDSDHERERDRAKRHRSRDKSSGYSDKEKSRHRSSRDRAGYYSSGDKDHRHRRH comes from the exons ATGATTTACACGGCGATCGACACGTTCTACCTCACGGACGAGCAGCTGCGCGACTCGCCGTCCCGGAAGGATGGGATCGACGAGGCCGCCGAGACGACCCTCCGCGTCTACGGCTGCGACCTCATCCAGGAGAGCGGCATCCTCCTCAGGCT ACCTCAAGCAGTGATGGCCACAGCACAAGTACTGTTCCATCGGTTTTACTGCAAGAAATCATTTGCACGATTTAGCGCTAAG AGAGTTGCTGCTAGTTGTGTTTGGTTGGCTGGGAAATTGGAGGAGAGTCCAAGAAGATCAAAGCATATTATATTTGTCTTCCATAGAATGGAATGCAGGAGAGAAAACCTACCAATAGAATTCTTGGATGTATTTTCAACG AAATATACAGAGCTGAGGCATGATCTGATAAGGACTGAACGGCATCTGCTGAAGGAGATGGGGTTTATTTGCCACGTTGAacacccacacaagttcatctcgaACTACCTTGCAACACTCGAAGCCCCTGAGCTGACACAAGAAGCGTGGAACCTTGCCAATGATAG CTTGCGGACAACTCTTTGTGTACGGTTTAAGAGTGAAGTAGTAGCATGCGGAGTTGTGTATGCTGCAGCTAGGAGGCACCGGGTTCCCCTCCCAGAAGAGCCTCCTTGGTGGACAGTCTTTGATGCTGATGAGGCAGCAATTCAGGAAGTTTGCAGGGTTCTTGCTCACCTCTACAGCCTCCCAAAGGCACAATATATACCAGTGTATAAAGATAATGATTCCTTCAGTGTTAGAAGGGCCTTGGATACACACGCGTCTAAG GAGAGTCCAGCAAGTGCTGTTGCTAGTGATAGGGGTACTCCCGTACCTTCGAGTTCTAGCCAGGAGAAGAATTCACTGACCAAGGCAGGACGAGAGAAAGTGAAGGAAAACAGTGATACCAAGGATAAGCCGTTGCCTACTGAGCTAAATGGAAAAGGAGACCAGGCAGCGAATTCGAAGAGTGAGAGGTCAGAGCCTAATGTCGACCGTGCTGAGGAAAGAGAAAGAAGTAGATCAAGAGGCCGTGAACGTGACCGTGATATTAGGGGTAGAGATTCTGATCACGAGAGGGAGCGTGATAGAGCCAAGAGACACCGTTCGAGAGACAAAAGTTCAG GATACTCGGACAAGGAGAAGTCAAGGCACCGCTCGTCACGCG ACCGTGCCGGCTACTACTCGTCTGGAGACAAAGATCATCGGCACAGGCGCCATTGA